The region TGATTGCAATGAATGTGATAAAACCATCACTGATTCGGAAGGAACCACATCAAACTATGTCCGCCATTTGAAATTGCACAAGGAAAGGTATaaccttaatattaatattcatcatccattttcaatataattaactattttatttattgtagtaTCTTGTCAATCCTTTTAATATACTAGTTATTATTGTGTAccttttaatattgtataaattcaagtttatacatttttacaaggTAACTTCCTTGCATTTTAGCTCTTATGTATTTTTGGTCGTGTATTTAAATGCATCCATATAgtgcactttttttaaactatatctcGTACTGAGTCACCtcatttatattccttttatcTGTTGGGTTGACGAAGGGActgaatattcatatatttattgtatatttaggtTAGAACACAAAATCTATCAATATGTGCAATTTAGTCaaacttatatattatagatttctaggatatataaattataacagtTTCACAACGAACAATTACTTCATATACGGATGAACGCAATTGTAACTCATTATCTGTTATCATTACTTGCAATCTTCCTATACCTATAATTGAAAATCCTagtttttgacactttttatttgttatgtacaataaatatatcccGATGTGCAGAAGAACAGTCATATCAAAAATAGAGGCTAAAGTTGAATAAAAGCGATTAGATTGAAAGACTAATTTGAGTCAAACCCAAGCTATTTCTATAACGGTTTATATATGGTCAGACCAAACAATGAGGGGATATATTGGGGTAACAGTACATTGGGTTACTAAAACCATCGACAAGGTAGAATTAAAATCTAATCTTCTACCTTTTAAACGAATAAAGGGTGCATATACGGCACAGAAAGTATATGTTCTGGATATCAATTAGAACTTTTTGGTAGACTTTAGGTAGTATTCTTGAGAGCAGAGATAATCTTCCACCCATAAGATATCTAGGTCGTTTGATTGTGGGTAAAAAGATCATATGAAAGAACATATTAAGCCAggattcttcttcttcaattgcTCTCTCAGCGATCCAGGGAATAGATGTTGCCTTATATAggatattatgaataattaagaaattatataggTCAATcctcttttgaagattgaaacttcTCCATTGGCAAATGGAAGAACACACATACTTTTTTAGGAATGTCCAGATTGAATAAGAGGCACCTTTTGAATCCCATACAATTCCCAATATCTCCATTGTGTCCTCAATTGAACAGTTGGCAATTTAAATAGCCTTACTTGGGCTCCATTTACCAATAGGAAGaactaaagtatttttatagttgattttcAAACCGGACCTTATTTCATACTTCTTGAAATAGTTCAGAATTGCTTCAATTCGTCTAGTTAATTGAGCGTCAGAGTTAGCTTCTAACATCAATGTGACATCGTCGCCATACATATCAATTATAACTCATGACTCCAGAACCTCTTTAAACGCAACGTTCATATGGTAGCTCCTTTCCTCATTTCCTTTACTGTTGACCCCATCATTGACTCGGTATAAGcctcatatcaatatattttatgagtcgGAACGTCTTGATTGATAATCTACTAATGATATAAATTCGACATTTCAACTTTATCAAATAGTGTAGAATTAAAGCTTAAGGAAGAATGAATAATCCATTTATGAAGGTTATCAGATTATGGTATTTGTGAGCtccttaatttgaagtattaCCTATATTAAGATCATCATTACATTTCAGATTTAGTGTTTCTGTaatcttcatctaaaataatggACACTGTGAATTCTGGATACCTATAATAAACGATCGGAGCAACGGGATAGAGTTCAATTAAACGAAGTGTATTGCcattttaaaaacgttaatattatattaatttaactataaacCTAATATTTACATAGTCTGATTTAAATGgtttctaattatttgattttaaactgcAAAACCTATCCAAATATAGAAATTTGTTTTGAACATAACGGtaattatgttttatacttatataatacaatttttaaaagctgaaatatattgttaaaatttctgtTGGTTTTGTTTGATAGGTATTGTAtgatacagttttttttatataattgaatttttaatattattataaaaaaaattactactttcaatatgttcattaaatttgattagTTACTTCAATCAGAatgaaaaggatttttatattaggTTAATTcatttaagtgtattttttttaatatctataatcATACTGAAggttagaaattatttttttttttcttctttaaagcCTAATAAgcatacctttatttataattctgataaaaaacaaacaatctagcttaataaaatacaatcccTAGCATATTTGACAAGGATAAACGAGACAGAACGACACTTAAAGTCACAGtttttttccagtttttttataaaaatatttcaaagtccGAAATAGCCACCATTGTCGGAGAAATTTGCCAAAACGTCGAGTTCATTAACGATGACACCTTCCAAATTATGTTGCAAATGAGCAAGAAAAAATGATCACCTGCACTTTGCATGATAATGACCTCCACCTAAAAAGCTCTAGGACGATTCCAATATGTGGTCACTTCCCAATCAGTTTTTATGTCGTGATTTGTagattgtcttttatttttagttcacaCATTCGTATAAAAGGACTTATCTTATGACACTCGTAGAGAATGTCTACTGACGTGTCTATTTTCTCGCTACAGAATGTGCAATTTATACTTTCATCTGGATTATTCGACTTTATAGATTATAAAAACGTTggtctttgtttttctttagcATCTTTGCGGTAGGATGGTGGTTGAAGATATTGATATTTACCTATGAATACCATAGTTTAGTTGATACAAGGAAATATATAATGTTGTTGATTCATACgttatatatatcttaaaaattgtttattgcaTGTAGTCGTGTAAGGTCTGAAGAtggaaatttctttaaatagcaGTATTCCTTCATACTATCGGCTTCAGAATAGAAAAAGGTAACTGACATATTAACAAGAGGATACGTTTTTGCTAACCATTGGCTAACTTTTGGCGCGTCGGGAGGAAAGGGTGTGTACTACTCCTCAAAAGAGTGTCTAGATACATCTTCTGTTTTAGGCTAATAACTATTCATGCTTATATTACTTACATACTTGTGTATCTACAGTAATTatgcacaaaaaaagaaaaacattttaagtttgATCATATCACAGTCATAATCAAAATACAATAAGTATATGTAGCAGATGTAACTAATTGCAAAGTTAATGTTATTatctacaataaaataattagttaaaatttgtctctttgtttttgatatattaatttttaattcataaatgaatatcCTTTCATTCTTTGAAGATCTCGAGATCACACCTATTCTACACCTAACTGCTATTTAAagagtttatttaattattatcgaCCTACTTACCGACagtggagaaaataattattggattttCGATTTTGTAGGTTTGATtactgacaaagaaaagaacagACTATAATTTTGCGCGGGCGGACTTTTCAATGAAAACCTTGCCCCGAATTTACCATTTCGCCAAATGTACATTTCGCCGACAGACAATTTTTCATATCGATACCGGTCTGTGCAAAAGAATTGAGACTCTTTGAGgacaaataattcattttaaaggcGTTTTTTCTGTATTCTATTGAAACAAAAGtggattaatattttactttataccAGCTTCGAATACGTCCTCCAGACGGCACCGGAAGCCCTGGCATATCCTGACTCTCGATGTGATACCATATAGaaatagtatgataaataggtattgttcatgGACTATATATGTCATATCGGTAAGTTAATTagtaaaatttttgcaaaaaatatttttttttattatataaaaaaaaacacatcagcGTATTCTTAGAAGGTAGTTGTAATCTTTACAGttgtagtaatttaaataaattaacacttcatgaaattatctaatttggttaattgtAGTACGTATGGTTGGTCCAACTCTATGGGAAAGTCATTGGtattgcaaataattatatttttctgttaatcgattacatttttacaatattcatAATCCATCTcttcgaatgataattaattgataaaggaaaaatgattactacttcttccattcgaatcgctgtcgtgtttgttgattagttaattaatttaaagtatgCATAAATATCGAGATTTTTAAGGACAAtgacatttttgacaataataactagaatttaaaagataatagtATTCAGTGGGcttcaaattgaatatattactttaaagATGGTGTGCACAACTTTTGGTACATGTCCTAGTGTTAGGGGTTGGTCTGAAAATCCAATAATGGTCTGAGTGCAATTAATATCAgcaaaagatgtatttttaaaacaaagggggaaaaaataagtatggatattaaagaaaatatgaagttatattcaaatttcaatttcttcactGGATATCAGGACTACTACTTAAAGTATCTTTAATAGGGgaagaaaaaacttatttattagcATTCAAGTCCTagggtaaaatatatttttaacaagatCAGGTGCATTTCTGTAACTAGACCTTtaatttataaccaaaaatagGTACTCCAAATTCTTTGAGCAAtgacaaagatattttttgtaggtTGACAAGCTTTATCTTAATGTTACATGTCCGGAGGacgtttaattttaaaaatttaagattcttaagcagaagaatttaaaatcaatgatGTAATTCCTACGGAATAGACATAAAATTTCGAATggaattaaatacattatatatccTACACAATGTACTCAATTTGTTAAAGTTCgatcatcaataattattgtgATAGTTCACGCTGCCTCCGTAACCTCAAAATCAAATCTCAATAATAACAGAAAATaatgacttaaaataatatgaaagtttatataaatagatatcataacatatttgattgatatacaaagcatttctacaaaattaaatattattctctcaagagaaaagaaacattaaatcCCTGGGTAACATGATCATCTGGATGGGCATAAGACTTATTTTTCTCGAAAAGACAGGGACCATTTTGAATGACATCATCAGGTACTTGTAAAATTGAAACTCGAACATCATAACGCATCCATTAATTCAGCTCATCTTTTGGTAATTGACTTCCTTCTCCATAGAGTAACTTAAACGCCTTCATCAATCTAATGGAACCTTGATGATTGCCTTGATAAACAGTTAATTGGGTGTCCATCACACGAGGACATAGGGTCAAATCGTTTCCTTTTAGAATGATTTTAGGAACAAGGATTGTGGGAGAACTGTTGAGACCATCAATGAGGAAGGAAACGAAGGACTCTTCATGAAAATATGACctcaaaagatttttcttattgtttccAATCAGTTTAATACTGTGTAACCAAAAGTTTGCTGAATCATTTTCATGATAGCCTAATGGAGAATGGCATTTGTTACATATGACGGATTCCCTAAAAGCGTATGGAATGACGGCCATTGTTTCAGTCCACATAAGAACTCCATCCCTAATTGTGTCAGCTAATGGAACAATTTTGCTAGGGTCATGCTTACAACCACAAAAACAGGCAGCAGCTCCCTCCTTCCAATCCGATGAAGGTAACGCAGTAACTCGTGTTGCTACAAGAGATATACTTTCCCTACAAAAAGAcagattttaatatatcatattaggATTTTATTCTCCTATTATATATGAAGTCTTTACTCGTTGCATGATTTACATCACAACTCAagtataatcaaattaaaattagatttattatcATGAACATTAACCatcattatgttaatatattttaatttatataattatatagaaaagaGCATggtatcaaaatttttaatgttattatttggAGTGTATTGGAGGGGATGTGGCCACACCATGGGATACACTTAGTTTCACTTTTACACATTTATTCTAAAGTACTCTTTGTTTCCATAAAACATACTCAGCATTGTTTGCGAATAAAGAAACCAAGAGTTGTGGTATACTTTCGCAATTTCATTCGTAATGatagtatttaataatgatcaatgaataatgattttataataatacggGCCAATTCATCTTTATTTAGTATGAATACTGCATCAATGAGTTAGATTACTACCAGAATTTATTGACTGTATAGACATAGAATGACTACAAAAAGTATTCTTAAATAATActgtataaccttgtatttctattaactttgattattatataaaataatgattgtgAACTTAGTTGAGGTTAAGCAACGAACGTTTGTTCGCACATTCGATTATATAGAAAAGAAGGGACGAGgagattacatatatatgtatatatatttttgtaaaacctGAGCATTTTATCATGCGTGTTTTGTGTTGTTGGTAaactgaacaatatttttttttatatgttctcAAGCCGTTATCATCTTTCTTttgttcttgaggagagaatatctaagCATTGAGTAATTAGGtgtaaattttcttattaattataattaatgaattaggtattacaatttttttatttttctaattttaatttgaatgaattaGCTAAGAATGAAtgatactaatttatatgttttcaatataaacCCAAGATATTTTTAACGACCACTTCCACcactttgttataaataaaacaacaatttctgatatatatatattaaagttttatttatatcataatatttaaaattaaataagtaaagtaagATAGACGTTTAAAATATACATCCTTAATAACAAGCagattttttccataatatccTTAAGTCCACTTCCGATAAACATCCAATATACTTCACctattgagataaaaaatacataatccttGTAAAGCAAAAACACGATTTATTCTTACCTTATAATTATCCAGTattcaattccttttttttttgtctgattaTCAGTGGTCCAAAGAAGCAATGGTTACTAATATGTATTTTCTCTTCAATCATTTTACTCCAACATACACTTATAGTTGATATAACTCAATAATATGATCCAAAACTTCCACTTTTGAGAATTTCTTACGCCACATATACTCAGGGAGATAGGCGGGAAAAAGATCTCTTGAAGTGTTGAAAACATCTAGCTCATGCCCTTGACTTGACTCCACAAAGATTCAATAGTCTAAGTATGAGCTCCAGTTAAGGGGTCAACATAATTTATCTTATGCACCACAGTAAAGTGTTACATACCTAAGGAATGTACCCGCCTATAGGACGCCCAATCGTGGGTGACATGgtgatgtatttatatattgtatgatgcattttaatatattaggttGCTGTAGGATTAATATCCAGTTGAGTCTAGGGAAAAAAGTtcttggtatagaaagagagagagagaaaaaaaacggaagaataattagaaagagatAGTGGTGATGGTAAATTTTACTAAACATACCCATTAaagctaatatatattattaatgtaaagtCTGTCTGTTTGTCGAGGTACAATAACTTTGGGTAATGTTGGGTACTCCCTCTAGTAACTGACAAAGTAAATTcagtaaattttgaaattttaacaactcaaaaattcccatttaaaaaattaaataaaataaaaaatatatatttttgtagaaaatttaacCATTaacaattatcattataataaagtagaatattgtattatatatttttagataatcccaattttataatgaaacatatacactatgtacaatatttacaaaaaaaagtgccttcaaaatgatatgaatttaatttaggGTTGATGCACGCAcgatataaaaatgaaagaagaagataaagaCAGGAATCTTATAAGTAAAGTAATAAGTGGAATTAAGAATACTTACTCGTACAGTGATTGTCCAGTTCTTGGAAGGAGTGAGTGAAGAAATCTTGTAGAACTGAAGAAGAAGAGTAATCGTAGGTAGTTGTACTTGTGTCTGTTCTGTTGTGAGGAGAAAGGCGACGGTGCGAGGTCGTGAAGAGGAGGCCGAGATGAGTACAGGAAGGGAAGAGGAGATTGCACAACTCTTTCATGAGGATGAGGTGATTGCTCATGCAAGTTGTGAATGAGcctcttaatttaattttctgttttgaGGTCTATCATCTGGATAAGAAAGGGAACATTGTCTTTGGTACCGTGGTCAGAGATTGCGAAATGTTGAATTTCGATGATTCTGAGGATGAGGACGAGGATCGAATGCATCTGAAGAAAGGAGAGGTTTTGGTCTCCTGGTATCCCAAGTATGACGAAAAAGTGCATCTGAATTCCTCTCTGAAACTAGGTAGAAAGGACCAATATGAATTAATGCATTGCTCATTTCTTATATCCTTGTAGGAAATCGGAGTCTGATGCCTGGAGATGTGGTTCGAAGAATGGACTCCCTTGGAAAACGATCCCAAACGGGGTATTGTCGAGAAATCAAAGTAAGGACATCTGCAGCAATCAAATGCTCCAATGATCGCGTTATTTATGATATCAACTCTGAGGATGTAAAGCCCATTCAATCCTTTCTGACCAACTCTGCTGTTTGTTTAGGACCCTGGGTTGGAGTCATTCggaaaatcaaattgaatgttGTACTTGCTTTTCATGATGATATCTCG is a window of Lepeophtheirus salmonis unplaced genomic scaffold, UVic_Lsal_1.4 unplaced_contig_843_pilon, whole genome shotgun sequence DNA encoding:
- the LOC121131560 gene encoding (E3-independent) E2 ubiquitin-conjugating enzyme UBE2O-like translates to MSTGREEEIAQLFHEDEVYHLDKKGNIVFGTVVRDCEMLNFDDSEDEDEDRMHLKKGEVLVSWYPKYDEKVHLNSSLKLGNRSLMPGDVVRRMDSLGKRSQTGYCREIKVRTSAAIKCSNDRVIYDINSEDVKPIQSFLTNSAVCLGPWVGVIRKIKLNVVLAFHDDISRCVVDGNVISTFDDVNDKEQKITLFKRLDYYPGMTLTGPLREFEGTEWLSCSDKLKELMSKKPMKFVKVTVLKTQVRELSVNWPVFGTSQME
- the LOC139907556 gene encoding uncharacterized protein; this encodes MWTETMAVIPYAFRESVICNKCHSPLGYHENDSANFWLHSIKLIGNNKKNLLRSYFHEESFVSFLIDGLNSSPTILVPKIILKGNDLTLCPRVMDTQLTVYQGNHQGSIRLMKAFKLLYGEGSQLPKDELN